The window CGAACTGATGCGCCGCTACTGGCAGCCGGTTTGTACTTCCGCCGATCTAACCGATTTGCCGAAACCCGTGAAAATTCTCGGCGAAGAGTTGATCGCTTTTCGCGACGGTCAAGGGCGGGCGGGCTTGCTGTTTTTTCGTTGCAGGCATCGCGGCGCATCTCTCGAATACGGCCGCGTCGAGGAACGGGGCCTGCGCTGTTGTTATCACGGCTGGCTTTACGACGTAGAAGGCAACGTGCTGGAGATGCCGTTGGAGCCCAATAACAATCCGTTTCTCAAACAGATCCAACATCCTGGTTATCCCGTGCGCGAGTTCGGCGGCTTGGTCTTTGCCTACATGGGACCGCTCGACAAGCTGCCGGAGTTTCCGATTTACGACGTATGGCAAAAGCCGGGCGGATCGCTCAAGGCGCGCATGGGCCCGCGGGTCGGCGGCCCGGTGAATTGCAACTGGCTCCAAGCCGAAGAAAATTTAATGGACGCGCTGCACACTTTTTGGTTGCATACGCTGCACAGCGGCCCGCAGTTTCCATCGCGGGCCTATGGCATGAATCCCGATGAGCTAAAGTACGAAGAGACCGACATGGGCATGCGCTTCGTGCTCACGCGCAAACTTGAAAACGGCAAGTGGTGGGAACTGATTTGGGAAATGCTCATGCCGCTCAACGTGCATTTGGTCTACACCGACGAGCCTAATAGCGAACGGGTGCGCGCGGCAAGCTACTGCGTGCCGGTCGACGATACGCACCAACTGGGCGCGAGCATCCGCTGGCTGCGCGACGGCGAAGCCGAATCGTTATCGGGCCGGGAGCAGCTCGCTCCGGGCGGGCGCAAGAACGCGAGTTTCGAATACACCCAGCGCCATCCGGACGACAAAGAGGCGGTGGAAGGACAGGGGCCTATCGCTTTGCACAGCTTGGAGCATCTGGTCACGTCGGACAAAGGCGTGATGATGTTCAGAAAAAATTTGCGCACGGCGATCCACGCGGTTCAAGCGGGCCATGATCCCAAGGGAGTGATTCGTGACGCTGCGCAGGCAGGCAAGATACAAACAAGCGCCGGCAGTGTGGTGCGAGATTAAAGTAAATGGACGGCGCAGGCTTGGGAAAACCAACCTGGCGGCGGTCTTTGCGATTGGGTTGTGGTTTTCTCATCGGCATTGCACTGTGCCGGCCCACACTGTCGGCGGCGCAAGCGCTGCAAAAAATCACCGTCGGCTACAGTTCGCCGTCGGGCAATCAGTCGGTGATCTTTCTCGGCAAGGACGGAGGCAACTACCAAAAACACGGCTTGGATGTCGAACTGATTTTCATCGGCGCCGGTTCCAAGATGACGGCGGCGATTTTAGCCGGCGATATCAAGATCGCCCTGGTCGGCGGGGTCGCGCCGGTGAGCGCGCGGCTGCGCGGCGCGGATTTGAAAATCGTTGCCGTGGCGTTCAACCGTCTGGCGCTGTCGCTGATCGCGCAGAAAGATATTCGCTCCGTCGCCGATCTCAAAGGCAGGCGCGTCGCGGTAACGCGCTTCGGTAGCAACACCGATTTGGGCATTCGCTACGTGCTCAAAACCCACGGCCTGTTGCCCGACAAAGATGTAGCGATCTTGCAGTTCGGCGATGTGCCCTCGGCATTCGCCGCGTTGCAGGCCGGCGCGGTGCAGGGCTGCATGCTGTCTTATCCGACCACCAGCGCGGCGAAGAAGGCCGGCTTCAAAGAGTTGATCGATATTTCCGACAGTGCTCTGGAATATGCCAGCTCCAACATCGTCGTCACCGACCGCTATCTACAATCCCAGCGCGATGTCATCCGCCGTTTTCTGATGGGCTTCATCGAAGGCATGCATCGCTTCAAAACCGATGAGGCTTTCGCCAAGCGTGTCATGGGCAAATATCTGCGCATCAACGACGCCACGGTGTTGGACGAGACCTATAAACTTTTCGCGCCGAAAATTCCGCGCGCGCCCTTGGCCACGCCGGGCGGCATCCGCACGGCCCTGGAAAGTATCACCGACGATCCCCGCACGCGCACGGCGAAGCCCGAAGAATTTTACGACGATTCGATCGTCCGCGGCTTGGACAAAGAAGGGTTCATTCAGCAGCTGTATCGCTAAAAGGTTTGCTCGGATTCGGAAGATTGGCCGCAAAGAACGCAAAGATCGCAATGATTGGATTCTGTAGAGGCGCGATTCATCGCGCCCTTGCTTCTACCGCCTGCGCTGTTTGCCGGCGCTGGGTTTGTCGAGCGCTTCGCCCCAGCGGGAAAGAAACGCCGTGACGAAGCCGTGCTGGCTAGCGGCTTCGACGGCGAGCGGCGCCAGTGCCATCGCCACCGCCAGCGCGATGTGGTAGCCGATCGAGTGCGAGGCTTGGGCGCGGCGGTAGGCTGGATGGGTGCGATTGACCCAGACCGTCGATTCGGTCAGGCGGCCAATCTCGATGTCATCGGGACGATCTTCAAATTGGATATCGAGGCCGTAGTGCGACGGCCGGCGCGCGATCGTCTTACCGGCTAATTGGATCGCCTGATCTGCTCGGGGAAATTCCGCGGCCGGCTCGTTGACACTTGGATTTTCATTCGACGCTGCTTCGTCACTGATGGATGTTACTTCCGTCGCGACTTTTTCTTCGTTCTCCGCTAGAACCGTGACTGAGGCGCTGATGAACGCGTTGCCGTCGCTGTTACTGCCGCGCAAGCCGAGCGGTAATCTTTTCTGTCCGCCGGCGCGCTGCTCGATCAGCGAACCGAGCAGCGGAAAATCCATCGACAGTTCTTCCAGCACTTGAACTAAATCGCGCTGCAGCGGGCGCACTTCGCGGGGCGGCGCCTGCTCGTTGGCGGCGCGGCCATCGCCCCACGCCGCCAACTGCTTGCCGACCGCTTCCTGAATCGCTTTGCGAAATCCCAGATAAGTCGCGCCGCGGGCGCCGGCGCGGATGAAGTCGCCTTTGTTGAGCGTTAGGCAAGCGGTGAGTTCCGGCACTTCGATGATGCCGCCGATGCGTTCGGGCGTGCTCGGGGTCACGCCGAGCCAATCCCAGCCGCGGCGAATCACTTTGCCGTAGGTGCTGACCGCCAAGCCGCGCCGCTCTTCGGCGAGCGCTTGATCGTCGCGGATCAGATAGCCGAGGGCGGAAAGTTTGCGCCGGCGCATGAGACGAATTTCCAATTGCGCGGTTTCAGCAGCGCGCCAGTGCTGTTTAGTTAAGCTTCGGCCATTGATTTCAATGGCGACGCCCTTGGGATAATGAGTTGCTAAAAACTCGTCGAAGTTGGGATCGAGCAGTGGTTGGAAATGGCGCCGCAATGTCATTTCCAAAAATCCCGGATCGAGCAGCGGCGATAGGGCGTTTTGCAACGTCAGCCGCACGGCGGTGCCGCGCTCGGCAACCAAGCCGGGCGGTGGAATCCATTTCCAGGGCGCGCGATGGCGCGATGACATGTACCAAGAGCTGGCGACGTGGATCTTGCCGCGCCGGCTTTCAGTCAACACCGATTCGCAGACCAACAGGCCCAACTTGATGCCGACGCCGGCAAAGCCGATGCCTTCGCCGCGCGTCTTGCTGCTCGAAGCGATGTCGTGATAGCGTGCTAAGTCGCACCGCTGCATGCCCGAGCCGTTGTCGAGCGCGGTCAACATGCGCGCCGCAGGGTCGGTGGCAAAAATAATTTGCGTCGCCCCCGAATCCAGCGAGTTGGCCATGATCTCGGTAAGAATGGTTTCTTCGATGGACCCCGGATAAGCATCGCGCAGATCTTCGAGTAAATGCTGTAAGTCGACGCGGGTCTCACCCATTAGTAATCCTTATGTGGGAAATTGATTTTACCACGAAGCCCCGGCGCGTCAAAGCCGCAACAGAAATTCGAAATATCTCGTGCAAAGAACGCTAAGGTCGCAAAGGTCGGAGAATATGGTTAAGGATCATTCGAGAAGATGCGCCTCAATCATTTGATCTCCCCCTAATTTGACCTGACGGGTCCATGTATGTATGATTTCAAATCATGAATTGGAATGGAGAGTACCATGAAGTCGTTGAAGCGTAAAAACTTTTTGGTCGACGAGAGCGCCTTGAAAAAGGCTAAACGAATACTCAAGGCCAAAACGGAATCCGATACCGTGCGGCAGGCTCTCTCCTTAGTGGCATTCCGCAACGTCGTCATGCGGGGTTATGACCGGGCAGCGGGAAAGTATCCGGACTTTGGAGCAGCCTTCCGTGCGCGATGAAAAAGTAATCTACGATACCAACGTTTACATTGAACTCCTCCGTTCCAAGCAATTCGCCGCAGCCTTCCGTTCGCGCTATGAAGCGAATCTTCCGCTAACATTCATTAGCTCCGTGGTTGCGCAAGAACTATTAGCGGGAGCTACCGACAACCTCAGGCTCGCCGCCGTTGAAGGTCTGTATCGGCCATTCGAACGTACCCGTAGAATCGTCACCCCAACCCATACAGTTTGGAAAGAAGCGGGGCGCGTTCTCGGCGCTCTGCGGCGTCAGAGAAAGGATTTGAAAGATCGTCTGACCGGTAGTTTCATCAACGATTTGCTCATTGCCGCGAGCGCCAGAAGTGTAGGGGCGAAAGTGGTCACACTCAACGTTGACGACTTCTTTTTGATTAGAAGCCATATCCGCTTTGAATTGGAATCTTTGTAAGATTTAAAATCCATTCGCATTGAGATCCGTCCACCGCACTATCGGCCAGTCCTGATTCGCGCGAGAAAACGTTCTGTAAATCTACGATCATCTGATCGCTCTCGTCGCCCGCACCAGCACGTTCGGCGGAACCGTCAGGCCGATCTGCTTGGCCGCATTTAGATTGATGACGACCTCAAACTTCATCGGCTGCTCCACGGGAAGGTCTGCGGGCGTTCTGCCTTTCAATATTTTGTCCACATACGTAGCGGCGCGCCGGTCCAAGTCTTTCTTGTTCACGCCGTAGGTCATAAGCCCGCCGGCTTCCACATCTTCCCGACTGCGGTACATCACCGGGAGCCGGCTCTTTACCGCCAGTTCTAAAATTTCTTTTCGGCGAGCATTAAGGAGGGGAGGGGGCCAGACGCCATCATAAGGACCGCGTCAGCCCGCCCCTTGCTTGAGGCTCGGAATGCGGTCTCAAAATCCTTGGGACTTAGTACGTCTAGTTATTGAAGCTTCACTTTCAGCACCTTTGCGGCGAGCTCCACCTCTCTTAACACTTG is drawn from Deltaproteobacteria bacterium and contains these coding sequences:
- a CDS encoding aromatic ring-hydroxylating dioxygenase subunit alpha, which encodes MTAPGNFQSLVPRSLSVKSAYSLKIPEPDPELTRVGPGTACGELMRRYWQPVCTSADLTDLPKPVKILGEELIAFRDGQGRAGLLFFRCRHRGASLEYGRVEERGLRCCYHGWLYDVEGNVLEMPLEPNNNPFLKQIQHPGYPVREFGGLVFAYMGPLDKLPEFPIYDVWQKPGGSLKARMGPRVGGPVNCNWLQAEENLMDALHTFWLHTLHSGPQFPSRAYGMNPDELKYEETDMGMRFVLTRKLENGKWWELIWEMLMPLNVHLVYTDEPNSERVRAASYCVPVDDTHQLGASIRWLRDGEAESLSGREQLAPGGRKNASFEYTQRHPDDKEAVEGQGPIALHSLEHLVTSDKGVMMFRKNLRTAIHAVQAGHDPKGVIRDAAQAGKIQTSAGSVVRD
- a CDS encoding ABC transporter substrate-binding protein, with the translated sequence MDGAGLGKPTWRRSLRLGCGFLIGIALCRPTLSAAQALQKITVGYSSPSGNQSVIFLGKDGGNYQKHGLDVELIFIGAGSKMTAAILAGDIKIALVGGVAPVSARLRGADLKIVAVAFNRLALSLIAQKDIRSVADLKGRRVAVTRFGSNTDLGIRYVLKTHGLLPDKDVAILQFGDVPSAFAALQAGAVQGCMLSYPTTSAAKKAGFKELIDISDSALEYASSNIVVTDRYLQSQRDVIRRFLMGFIEGMHRFKTDEAFAKRVMGKYLRINDATVLDETYKLFAPKIPRAPLATPGGIRTALESITDDPRTRTAKPEEFYDDSIVRGLDKEGFIQQLYR
- a CDS encoding type II toxin-antitoxin system VapC family toxin, with the translated sequence MTGQRESIRTLEQPSVRDEKVIYDTNVYIELLRSKQFAAAFRSRYEANLPLTFISSVVAQELLAGATDNLRLAAVEGLYRPFERTRRIVTPTHTVWKEAGRVLGALRRQRKDLKDRLTGSFINDLLIAASARSVGAKVVTLNVDDFFLIRSHIRFELESL